A single Candidatus Rokuibacteriota bacterium DNA region contains:
- a CDS encoding SDR family oxidoreductase: MSDLFSIRGKVALVTGGSRGIGLMIARGFVEAGARVYISSRKKEVCDQVAAELSATGSCVSLPADLSSGAEGRRVAQEIGTREPALHILVNNAGATWGAPLQEYPESAWDKVLAINVKAVFHLTQALLPLLEKAARPGDPARVINVGSIDGLRVPLWESYAYSASKAAVHHLTRALAVQLGSRRITVNAIAPGPFESKMMAETLKQLGEVIVAACPLGRIGEPEDMAGAAIFLASRAGAYVTGQVLAVDGGLSIRP; this comes from the coding sequence ATGAGCGATCTATTCTCCATTCGTGGCAAGGTGGCGCTGGTGACCGGCGGCTCGCGCGGCATCGGGCTGATGATCGCGCGCGGCTTCGTGGAGGCCGGGGCGCGCGTCTACATCTCCTCTCGCAAGAAGGAGGTCTGCGACCAGGTGGCCGCGGAGCTGTCGGCCACAGGGAGCTGCGTGTCGCTGCCGGCCGATCTGTCCAGCGGGGCGGAGGGGCGGCGGGTCGCGCAGGAGATCGGGACCCGCGAGCCGGCGCTGCACATCCTCGTGAACAACGCTGGCGCTACCTGGGGCGCCCCGCTCCAGGAGTACCCGGAGTCGGCGTGGGACAAGGTGCTGGCCATCAACGTCAAGGCGGTGTTTCACCTGACGCAGGCCCTGCTCCCGCTGCTGGAGAAGGCCGCGCGGCCCGGCGATCCGGCGCGCGTGATCAACGTGGGCTCCATCGACGGGCTCCGCGTGCCGCTGTGGGAGTCGTACGCCTACTCCGCGAGCAAGGCTGCCGTGCACCACCTCACGCGCGCCCTGGCGGTGCAGCTGGGCAGCCGGCGCATCACGGTCAATGCGATCGCTCCCGGCCCCTTCGAGAGCAAGATGATGGCCGAGACCCTGAAGCAGCTCGGCGAGGTCATCGTGGCGGCCTGCCCGCTCGGGCGCATCGGCGAGCCGGAGGACATGGCGGGGGCGGCGATCTTCCTCGCTTCCCGCGCCGGCGCCTACGTGACCGGCCAGGTCCTCGCCGTGGACGGGGGGCTGTCCATCCGCCCGTAA
- a CDS encoding zinc-dependent alcohol dehydrogenase family protein, translated as MRAMVLSAQASIASSPLRLADLPRPEPDRGEVRVRVSACAACRTDLHVIEGDLPPRRLPLIPGHQAVGVVEALGAGVSRLAVGDRVGIAWLRSTCARCRFCASGRENLCEGSTYTGWTHDGGYAEATTVPAAFAYRIPAGFDDAETAPLLCAGIIGYRALRRSGVPRGGRLALYGFGSSAHVAIQVARSWGCAVYVVTRDPAHRRLALDLGARWAGGPDERPPEKVDAAIVFAPAGEIVPTALEALDKGGTLALAGIHMTDVPGLGYERHLFWEKTLRSVTANTREDGEALLREAAAIPIRPRVTRYALTDANRALQDLAQDRVQGTAVLLTG; from the coding sequence ATGCGGGCCATGGTGCTCTCGGCCCAGGCGTCCATCGCCTCCTCGCCGCTTCGCCTCGCCGATCTCCCGCGCCCCGAGCCTGACCGGGGCGAGGTGCGCGTCCGCGTGAGCGCCTGCGCCGCTTGCCGCACCGATCTGCACGTCATCGAGGGCGACCTGCCGCCACGGCGGCTGCCCCTCATCCCCGGCCACCAGGCGGTGGGCGTGGTGGAGGCCCTGGGCGCGGGGGTCTCGCGTCTGGCCGTGGGCGACCGCGTCGGGATCGCGTGGCTGCGCTCCACGTGCGCCCGCTGCCGCTTCTGCGCCTCGGGGCGAGAGAATCTCTGCGAGGGCTCGACCTACACCGGCTGGACCCACGACGGCGGCTACGCCGAAGCGACGACGGTGCCCGCGGCCTTCGCCTATCGGATCCCGGCCGGTTTTGACGATGCCGAGACGGCGCCGCTCCTCTGCGCGGGGATCATCGGCTACCGGGCGCTGCGTCGCTCGGGTGTGCCCCGCGGCGGGCGGCTGGCGCTCTACGGTTTCGGCTCCTCGGCGCATGTCGCCATCCAGGTCGCGCGCTCCTGGGGCTGCGCCGTGTACGTCGTGACGCGCGACCCGGCCCACCGGAGGCTCGCGCTGGACCTCGGCGCCCGCTGGGCGGGCGGCCCCGACGAGCGCCCCCCCGAGAAGGTGGACGCCGCCATCGTCTTCGCCCCCGCCGGCGAGATCGTCCCGACGGCACTGGAGGCCCTCGACAAGGGCGGGACGCTGGCACTGGCGGGCATCCACATGACGGACGTGCCGGGGCTCGGCTACGAGCGCCACCTCTTCTGGGAGAAGACGCTCCGGAGCGTCACCGCCAACACCCGCGAGGACGGCGAAGCGCTGCTCCGCGAGGCCGCGGCCATCCCGATCCGCCCGCGCGTGACGCGCTACGCGCTGACCGACGCCAACCGCGCCCTCCAGGACCTGGCGCAGGACCGGGTGCAGGGAACGGCCGTCCTCCTGACCGGCTGA
- a CDS encoding AAA family ATPase: MACSACGAATRPGAKFCEECGARLDTVCPACGARLSPGKKFCGDCGARLAGGVGAAADPPPAPRDAGLGSEDDRRRAAPSGYTPQHLAERILKDRTALQGERKQVTVLFADVSGFTSLAERLDPEEVHTLMNRAFELMLASVHRYEGTVNQFLGDGLMALFGAPVAHEDHARRAALAALGMQRALGAYREELKGRRGVDFRVRLGLNTGLVVVAAIGDNLRMDYTAVGDTTNVAARMQQMAEPGQVVLADTTRRLIEPYFHLTSLGTVVLKNRAEPVAAWALGEPRSVAESRPLTPLLGRREALGTLARAWSAARAGRGQVVSLVGEAGIGKSRLLLELRRQAGGAATWLEGRCLSFGQSTAMLPIADCLRQGFAVSEADSESAIIEKVTRGLKALGEPPGELAPYLRYALSVDPGDPAIAAMDPVERRARIFRAISQLTRRSSQRRPVVLVVEDLQWIDSASEDYLAELINGIAGEAILLVLTWRPSYRPRFPEHTYITRLVLEPLEDADAHRLVRATLGIGDLPDELAAIIARKAEGNPFFLEEIGRALVESGAVHPEGGRLTLACPASAIVVPDRVQDLIAARIDRLGEEQKRTVQIASVIGREFALRLLRRVAEATDRVERALGDLKALEFVYEKMGAADLEYVFKHVLTQDVAYESILLARRRDLHARIGATIEELHADRVEEHVEELAHHFVRGEVWPKAARYARQAGDRAAALCTDARAVEFYEQALEALGRLPESPETGRLGVDVRLALRAPLWRAGQLDRLFEIFKEAEGLATRHGETDRLDVVYSFFTQYHWAKGEQREAIAYGRRGLETAERRGDLGLLVTGHYYIGCAHLAVGQYPLALEHFSRVIERLEGPRATERFGLSGLPYCGSCALGALCLLAMGDPERALALIERGERVVQAARHLYSEVPLMIARGRLLTERGRAGEALGVLEGAVAICRERKFAGQLMRALGAASSAYSLTGRHQEAIAAARECVELQEKAAALVERGDHVRHVAEAQLHAGELDLAEASAREAIAFAHRLAERSAEARALWILGEVCRHRGDRDSAARHYEQARDLAEELGMRPLAKRCRESLAALG; the protein is encoded by the coding sequence ATGGCCTGCTCAGCCTGCGGAGCCGCCACGCGCCCCGGCGCCAAGTTCTGCGAGGAGTGCGGCGCGCGCCTGGACACCGTCTGCCCGGCCTGCGGGGCCCGCCTCTCCCCCGGCAAGAAGTTCTGCGGCGACTGCGGCGCGCGCCTGGCGGGCGGCGTGGGCGCCGCGGCCGATCCGCCCCCGGCCCCGCGCGACGCCGGCCTCGGCTCCGAGGACGACCGGCGTCGCGCGGCTCCCAGCGGCTACACCCCCCAGCACCTGGCCGAGCGCATCCTCAAGGACAGGACGGCGCTCCAGGGCGAGCGGAAGCAGGTCACCGTCCTCTTCGCGGACGTCTCGGGCTTCACCTCGCTGGCGGAGCGCCTCGACCCGGAGGAGGTCCACACCCTCATGAACCGCGCCTTCGAGCTCATGCTCGCGTCGGTGCACCGCTACGAGGGCACGGTGAACCAGTTCCTGGGCGACGGGCTCATGGCGCTCTTCGGCGCCCCGGTCGCCCACGAGGACCACGCCCGGCGGGCGGCACTGGCAGCCCTGGGGATGCAGCGCGCGCTCGGAGCCTACCGCGAGGAGCTCAAGGGCCGGCGCGGTGTGGACTTCCGCGTGCGCCTGGGACTCAACACCGGGCTCGTGGTGGTCGCGGCCATCGGCGACAACCTGCGCATGGACTACACCGCCGTCGGCGACACCACGAACGTCGCCGCGCGGATGCAGCAGATGGCCGAGCCGGGCCAGGTCGTCCTGGCCGATACCACGCGCCGGCTCATCGAGCCGTACTTCCACCTGACTTCCCTCGGCACGGTCGTGCTCAAGAACCGCGCCGAGCCCGTGGCGGCCTGGGCGCTGGGCGAACCCAGGAGCGTGGCCGAGAGCCGGCCCCTGACGCCGCTGCTGGGGCGCCGCGAGGCGCTCGGCACGCTCGCGCGGGCCTGGAGCGCCGCCCGGGCCGGCCGCGGCCAGGTGGTGTCCCTCGTGGGCGAGGCCGGCATCGGCAAGTCCCGGCTGCTGCTGGAGCTTCGCCGCCAGGCGGGAGGAGCGGCGACCTGGCTGGAGGGACGCTGTCTCTCCTTCGGGCAGTCCACGGCGATGCTCCCGATCGCCGACTGCCTCCGTCAGGGCTTCGCTGTCAGCGAGGCGGACAGCGAGTCAGCCATCATCGAGAAGGTCACGCGGGGCCTCAAGGCGCTGGGCGAGCCGCCCGGCGAGCTGGCCCCGTACCTGCGCTATGCGCTCTCCGTGGACCCGGGCGATCCCGCCATCGCCGCCATGGATCCGGTCGAGCGCCGCGCGCGGATATTCCGCGCCATCAGCCAGCTCACTCGCCGGTCGAGCCAGCGGCGACCCGTGGTGCTGGTGGTGGAGGATCTGCAGTGGATCGACAGCGCCTCCGAGGACTACCTGGCGGAGCTGATCAACGGCATCGCCGGCGAGGCGATCCTCCTGGTGCTGACCTGGCGCCCCTCGTACCGGCCGCGCTTCCCCGAGCACACCTACATCACCCGGCTCGTCCTCGAGCCGCTGGAGGACGCCGACGCCCACCGGCTGGTCCGCGCCACGCTGGGCATCGGGGACCTCCCGGACGAGCTGGCGGCGATCATCGCGCGCAAGGCCGAGGGCAATCCCTTCTTCCTCGAGGAGATCGGTCGCGCGCTGGTGGAGAGCGGCGCCGTGCATCCCGAGGGCGGCCGGCTCACGCTGGCGTGCCCGGCCTCCGCCATCGTGGTGCCCGACCGCGTCCAGGACCTGATCGCCGCGCGCATCGACCGGCTCGGCGAGGAGCAGAAGCGCACGGTGCAGATCGCCTCGGTGATCGGCCGCGAGTTCGCCCTCCGCCTCCTCCGGCGCGTCGCCGAGGCGACGGATCGCGTTGAGCGCGCGCTGGGGGATCTCAAGGCGCTGGAGTTTGTCTACGAGAAGATGGGTGCCGCCGACCTCGAGTACGTCTTCAAGCACGTCCTCACCCAGGACGTGGCCTACGAGTCCATCCTCCTCGCGCGGCGCCGGGACCTCCACGCCCGCATCGGCGCCACCATCGAGGAGCTGCACGCGGACCGTGTCGAGGAGCACGTCGAGGAGCTGGCCCATCACTTCGTCCGCGGCGAGGTGTGGCCGAAGGCCGCCCGCTACGCCAGGCAGGCCGGGGACCGCGCGGCGGCCCTCTGCACGGACGCGCGCGCTGTCGAGTTCTACGAGCAGGCCCTCGAGGCCCTCGGCCGGCTGCCCGAGAGCCCCGAGACCGGCCGCCTCGGCGTGGACGTGCGCCTCGCGCTCCGCGCCCCGCTCTGGCGCGCGGGACAGCTGGACCGCCTCTTCGAGATCTTCAAGGAGGCCGAGGGGCTCGCCACGCGGCACGGCGAGACGGACCGCCTCGACGTGGTCTACTCGTTCTTCACCCAGTACCACTGGGCCAAGGGGGAGCAGCGCGAGGCCATCGCCTACGGGCGGCGCGGCCTCGAGACCGCCGAGCGGCGCGGGGATCTGGGGCTCCTCGTCACCGGGCACTATTACATTGGCTGCGCCCACCTGGCCGTCGGCCAGTACCCGCTGGCCCTCGAGCATTTCAGCCGCGTCATCGAGCGCCTGGAAGGGCCGCGGGCCACGGAGCGATTCGGGCTGTCGGGCCTCCCCTACTGTGGTTCCTGCGCGCTCGGGGCGCTGTGCCTGCTGGCAATGGGAGATCCGGAGCGGGCGCTGGCCCTCATCGAGCGCGGCGAGCGCGTCGTCCAGGCCGCCAGGCATCTCTACAGCGAGGTGCCGCTCATGATCGCCCGGGGCCGGCTCCTCACCGAGAGGGGCAGGGCCGGAGAGGCCCTCGGGGTGCTGGAAGGGGCGGTCGCGATCTGCCGGGAGCGGAAGTTCGCGGGGCAGCTCATGCGGGCCCTCGGGGCGGCCTCCTCCGCCTACTCCTTGACGGGGCGCCATCAGGAGGCGATCGCGGCAGCCCGGGAGTGCGTCGAGCTCCAGGAAAAGGCGGCGGCCCTCGTCGAGCGTGGCGATCACGTCCGCCACGTGGCGGAGGCCCAGCTCCACGCCGGCGAGCTGGACCTGGCGGAGGCCTCTGCCCGCGAGGCCATCGCCTTCGCCCATCGCCTCGCGGAGCGGTCGGCCGAGGCCCGGGCGCTCTGGATTCTCGGCGAGGTCTGCCGCCACCGCGGCGACCGCGACAGCGCCGCCCGGCACTACGAGCAGGCGCGGGACCTCGCCGAGGAGCTGGGGATGCGCCCCCTCGCCAAGCGCTGCCGCGAGAGCCTCGCCGCCCTCGGCTGA